The proteins below are encoded in one region of Equus przewalskii isolate Varuska chromosome 1, EquPr2, whole genome shotgun sequence:
- the LOC103541860 gene encoding olfactory receptor 11G2-like codes for MKISNSLSNSSTITGFILLGFPCPREGQILLFLLFSVVYLLTLMGNGSIICAVRWDQRLHTPMYTLLANFSFLEICYVTSTVPNMLANFLSDAKVISFSGCFLQFYFFFSLGSTECFFLAIMAFDRYLAICWPLHYPTLMTGRLCTNLVVSCWVLGFLWFLIPIIITSQMSFCGSRIIDHFLCDPGPLMSLTCRKAPMVELVFSMLSPLPLIIPFLCIMCSYALVLRAVLKVPSAAGRRKAFSTCGSHLAVVSLFYGSVLVMYGSPTTEHEAGTQKIVTLFYSVVTPLLNPVIYSLRNKEMKKALEKFLGI; via the coding sequence ATGAAAATCTCCAACAGTCTCAGCAACTCCAGCACTATCACTGGCTTCATCCTCCTGGGCTTCCCttgccccagggaggggcagatcctcctctttctgctcttctctgttgTCTACCTCCTGACCCTCATGGGCAATGGTTCCATCATCTGTGCTGTGCGCTGGGATCAGAgactccacacccccatgtacacCCTGCTCGCCAACTTCTCCTTCCTGGAGATCTGCTACGTCACCTCCACTGTCCCCAACATGTTGGCTAACTTCCTCTCTGATGCCAAGGTCATCTCCTTCTCTGGATGCTTTCTGCagttctactttttcttctccttgggtTCTACAGAATGCTTTTTCTTGGCTATTATGGCATTTGATCGATACCTTGCCATCTGCTGGCCTCTACATTACCCCACTCTGATGACTGGACGTCTCTGCACCAATCTTGTGGTCAGCTGCTGGGTACTTGGTTTCCTCTGGTTCTTGATTCCCATCATCATCACCTCCCAGATGTCCTTCTGTGGATCTAGGATTATTGACCACTTCCTTTGTGACCCAGGTCCTCTAATGTCACTCACTTGCAGGAAAGCTCCTATGGTAGAGCTTGTCTTCTCCATGTTAAGTCCTCTGCCCCTCATCATTCCCTTCCTCTGTATCATGTGTTCCTATGCTCTGGTCCTCCGAGCTGTATTGAAAGTCCCTTCAGCAGCTGGGAGAAGAAAGGCTTTCTCCACCTGTGGGTCTCATCTGGCTGTGGTTTCACTGTTCTATGGCTCAGTACTGGTCATGTATGGGAGCCCAACAACTGAGCATGAAGCTGGAACACAGAAGATTGTGACTCTGTTTTATTCTGTTGTGACCCCACTCCTTAACCCTGTGATATATAGTCTTAggaacaaagagatgaaaaaggcCCTGGAGAAATTTCTGGGGATATGA